TCCAATATTCGAAGCTGCATTACACAGATTCTAGTTAACCAGTAGTTacagttgaaacttgaaagacaGTTATAGGTAGTCTGCAATAGAAATTCACTAGCTTTTGTAtatatggagaagaagaaacataGTTACCATATCATTATAGCCGATGGAATGGCAAGCTTGATAAAACTTGAGATATCATGCAATGCCTCTTTTGAGAATCCTGTCCAAGTACTCTTGCAGTCCGGCGAGATCATCACATAACTTGCTAATAACAACAGATTTACCCAATTCGAAATGCTAATCGCCAATGCTGCACCTTTACTACCCAAGCCAAGTTTGAAAATAAGTGCCCAGCAGACTATAATGTGAAGGAAAGCTGTGATTCCAGAGCTTATCATCATTGGAAACACATTGTTTTGTGTCTGTAAGAATCTAATGAGGCATTGGAGGAGGCTATAGGCGAAAAGACCTGGTATCATCCATCGGTTAAAGTTTCCTGCTTCTTTGCATATCTCGTGGTCTTGGCCAAGAGCAATGAGGATGGTGCTTGTGTAGAACCAAATAAGTGCCAAGGGAATGCTCATTGCCAACAGTGTTAGCATTCCTCGTTGCATATGAACTCCAAGCATGTGGTACTGTTTAGCTCCATAGGCTTGGCCACATAACGTCTCTAATGCACTCGCCATTCCCAACTGTGCTGAACAATATCAAATAtttgttagaaaaaaaaataactaagGAAGCTTATTTTCCAAGCTCTACTAGGAAAATTGAACTAAAAGACCAAAACTTCATTTGGTGAACATATTTGGTATTCTTTTAATTAGTTGTGAAAAATTGATCGATGCCCTCTTACCAAGATATCAAATCCGGTGACAGAAGCAAACGAAGAGGCCAATGAAGCACCGGAAAGTGCAAGCTCCCCGAGATGGCCGACGAACATGACTGACGTGATCTGTAAGCTACACTGCAGCAAGCTTACCGCAATAAGAGGCCCTGCTAGCCATAGTTGCTTTTTAGCTTCTTCAATAACATCATTCACTCTACCAAATCCTAGCCGCGATGTTTCTGCATCGAATTCTTGATTTTGAACCAGAGGAGTGCCAAGAGTACTGGAGCTCACTTCTGCCATTGTTACAGAATAGTGAGAATACAGAATCGAAAGAGCATATTTGGCAGCAGATATTGTTAATGGTTGGAGGCAATTAGTGAGATGGGAATcataattaattagaaaacaagGGAGTACGTgacaaagaagaagacaacATAGGGGATAGTATATACAATGCCCAAACGTGTCATCATCATGTGATACttttaatatgcatttttgttCGGTATTTTTGGTCGAAAGTGCTACCGACTCTTAACCAAACTCTTTTTCTTCCATGTGGCCAATTTTCTAGTTGACGCCATCACAGCTGTTCGTTACACTAAAAATTCTCTTCTTTGACTCCTTGAGTATTATCTacgtttgaactttgaaggcaTTGCCTGCTTTTTGTTTGGATCAAATACTAGTGGGGTGTTGCCCATGATTTAGGTTCGTAAGTTTTGTGTTTCCTTGTCTGATTTATTCCTTCATTAATGATTTCTTTTCGCGTAATGTAATCTCCATCATTTAATTACTTAACCGTACATAGACATTCTTTGATAATGAATTTTGATTTGTGTGAAAATTATAACTTAAAAAAGTGAATTACACGCATCAATGTATATTTACACAAATAGTTAGTTCTTCAAGTttattatataatttagtgtCTCAATAATTAGGTTATGTGGACGCCGCTTGTTTCGactttgtgattttgattttgattattgCCGAtcatattgagattgtttctcATCCTCAATTGGCTATTTTCCTCTTCGATTATAGTATTTGACAACTTTAACCCTCAAATATAATCTCTATGTGAATTCAACGACTGAAATTGCTTATTTATTATCGGTTATCTGGCCAAAAACTAATTCCTCTTCAATCTTCTTGATacccctttaaaaaaaaaggaaacacAACTCAATTCTCAGTTTTTGGTGAAAGCTTTGCATCTGATCAGAAAAAGGGTAATCTCGGGAAGTTCCgggaaaagggaaacaaatcTGAGTCTCTTAAATACCAATTACTATATAAATGGATTCGGATAATCCACGGTTTGGATCGCATTACTATTTAGCGCGAGTCAAATACCCCGTGAAGTTTCCCAGTCGAGAGTAGTCTtcgtcttcctcttcctcacaCAATTTACATCCCCTCTCTCTCAAACCTTCCagaaaaccctaaaacatggaagACTCAGTCATCGGCAAGCCGCCGATTCCCCCTCCAGATCTGACCGTCAAGACTAACGATTCCGGCGAGGACTTCGAGTCCCTCCCGATCCCTCCCCTCGATCCTCAATTCTTCTCCTCCGACGCCGTAATGGCCTCCGACTCCTTCATGTCCGATCTCGGCTTCGGCTTCGGCTCCGACGACAATTGCGACTACGAGCTCACCTTTGACGATTTGGACAACCTCTACCTCCCTTCGGACGCCGACGGTTTCCTCCTCCTCGACGGCTTTGATCCGACGGCTCAGCCCAGCGCCGATTCCACTGTTGTTTTGGATTCCGACTCTCCGGAGCCAGACTCCGACGGCGTCGTCTCCGGTTTTCTGAATTATCCGTCGGAGGAGTCCGGCGGCCACGATCAGGAGTTTTCGGAGAATTCTGGCGGGCTGGTGTCGTCCCAGGGATCGGGGATACCAGAGGCGGTGAGCTCGCCGACTCATTCCGGCAGTTCCGAGCGGGACGTGTCGTCGAATGTCACCACCGTCGATGAGAAGGTGAAGATCGAGGAGGAGACCGCCAGAAACGGCTTCGTTGCGAAGAGGAAGGAGAGCTCCGGCGGAGGCGGCGGCGAGGAAGGGAATGTGGAGTCGAGAAGCTCGAAGTATCGGAGGGCGGAGAGCGGCGGCGGTTTGaatgatgaagatgagaaGAGGAAGGCGAGGCTGATGAGGAACAGAGAGAGTGCTCAGCTTTCGAGGCAGAGGAAGAAGCATTATGTGGAGGAGCTTGAAGATAAGGTAAGGGCTATGCATACCACTATAGCTGATTTGAACAATAAGATATCATACATTATGGCCGAGAATGCTACTTTGAAGCAGCAATTGAGCAGCGGCAGCGGCATTTGCCCGCCGCCGGGGATGTACCCAATGCCGCCCATGGGGTATCCATGGATGCCGTACTCGCCTTATGTGGTGAAACCGCAAGGTTCTCAGGTGCCTTTGGTGCCGATACCGAGGCTTAAACCGCAGCAGCCTGCAGCTGCGCCCAAGCCGAAGAAGAAATCGGAGAGTAAGACCAAGAAGGTTGCTAGCATTAGTTTGTTGGGATTGCTGTTTTTCTTGTTGCTTGTTGGTGGACTTGTTCCGATGGTGAATGTTGGTTTTGGTGGGAGTTATGTTAGGGATAGGTTTTATGATCAGCAGAGGGCGAAGGTTTTGACAGTTGAGGGGAGTTTGAATGGATCAGAAGGGAATGTAGGTTTAGGAATATCGGGTGGGAAGTTTGATGTAGCTAACACGATTCATGAGAGGGCTCATAATCAGAAAGAGCAAGCGGTACCTGGCCTGGGTAATGCCAGTGAGCCTCTTGTTGCTTCTTTGTATGTTCCCAGAAATGATAAACTTGTTAAGATTGATGGGAACTTGATTATTCATTCGGTCCTGGCCAGTGAGAAAGCGAAGAATCATAAGAAGAGTAGGGAGGCCAAAGTGGAAGGAGCTAAAGATTTGGTTTCAGCATTGGCTATACCTGAAGCTGGAGTGAATAGAGGGAGACGGGCTCCTTTGTACACTACTCCTGCCGGACAACGGAAGGCTCTTGCAGCTGGTTCTGCTGATGGGAAACTGCAGCAGTGGTTTCAAGAAGGTCTTGCTGGACCGTTGTTGAGTTCAGGCATGTGCACTGAAGTGTTCCAGTTTGAATCGGCCGCAAGTCATTCAGGAGGTATAATTCCTGCATCCTCAGTTGCTAATGTTTCTGAACACAGTTCAAATGCTACAAGGCTTAACACGGGAGGAAACAGAAGAATTCTTGGTCGGGCAATTCCCCTTGCTGGATCCAATCACAATGTTACTGGTGGAGAACGCTCCATAAGAAACAATCAATCAAGCAACAACTTTCAAGGAAGTAATTCTTCAATGGTCGTTTCAGTTCTGGTCGATCCTAGAGAGGCAGGTGACATTGACGTTGATGGCATCATCAAACCCAACTCTGTTTCTCGGGTTTTTGTTGTTCTGCTTCTTGACAGCGTgaagtatgtcacctactcATGTGTGCTTCCTCGCTCTGCTCCTCCTCACTTAGTGACTACTTAACATGGACCTTCAGTTACGGAGTTTTAGAGGGGGAATACCTAGATCTAATTTCAGAAGCTCCCAGTTAATCTATGTAACAGGAggtagctgtttctgtaagactttaaCTTGATGATCTCTACTTTCTAGTATTGGGAGCAAAGGTCTGAATGTTATCACTGTAGCGAACATGTGGAATCATATACTCATGGCTTGTTGTAGCCATCTGAGTTTGTATGGAACACCTAGGTTATATGATACCAGCATCTTTAGTTCTTTACGAGTAATGAAATATATACTTTCGAAATGAGTATTTGCCCCCCCCCAAATTGTTTTCAAAGTGACATGAATTTTCTCTCGTAAAGATTGCCTTCACTGGGTTTCGTTTCTCTTGGTCTATTAGCCTTGCTAATCCACAGATTAAACCTAGTTTGGAAACACctaaaatattacaaaaaaCTTCATCCTTTACATGGTGATTATTGAACTCCATAGTCTCAATCAAGAACAAAGTTGGAAACATggaattcaatttttctttgacTTCCTCTGACGTCTGTACCAGTCAAGAAATGTCCAAAATAAGCCAGACTTGGTTCCCAAGTAAAACGTGACTGTTCAcagattgaatgaaaattagctgtttttaatattttgtaaATTTAATGTTCAATCTGGACAGTCCGAAATCACTGGTGTCCGTTAAGTGCCAAAACTCTCTCTCCACCTCCGCCTTGTATTTGTACTCCAACTTTGGTAGTAATATTACATGAGCTGAGCACGATCCCCTCCCAAAACCCTCGTGCAATCTCAGACAAAAATGGAGGAGGGCTTGTTATTGCCGAGAGGCAAAGATCATGTGGAGGAAAGAATAGAGTCATGGGGTTTGTTTTTCGAAGAAGTCAAGAGGTTGGGTTCCTTGGCAGGGCCTATGGTTGCTGTTTTGCTATCCCAGTACATGGTGCAGGTTGTTTCCATGATGATGGTCGGTCACCTCGGCGAGCTTGCTCTCTCCAGCACTGCCTTGGCTATATCCTTCTCCGGGGTCACCGGCTTCAGTCTTCTTGTAAGTCGATCTTCCACATTATTGAacattaaggctaatattataTAGCATCAATATACATCCTGATATTAATGGTTGAATTTCTGGTATCTGCAATACTGCACTAATGCTTGGGGTTGGATTTGTTTGTATCGGTCGTTGTTCTAATCTGTATCCCGTTGCATGTTAGACTTCATTAACTTGGACAATGACCCCCCAAAAACTAGGTTTTAGATTCAAAGAGGCCGTTGATAGTTTTGATCTATATAAAAAGATGATATTTGTAGCCAAGTTTAGGCCAACAGCTTTTGATTGGATATCAGACCTTTGAGGTTGATGCTGTAGAGTGCTCTGTGTCTTATTGTGATTGTTAAGAGGAAAGAAAATTCAATAATTTGATTCGTAAGAGGTCATTAGGACTAGCCAAGGATCTCGTAGAAGTAAATTTGAGTCCTGTTGAACAGCCGTTGTAGATAAAATACACATTCGAATTAATTCCATAATCTATTTGGTTGATTAGTGTTTTGATTGTGCAAACGCCATGTTGGAAAACTATGTGCAACATCTGTTCCTAAACAGATCTTCATGGAGTTTGTTATCTGAAATCCAATTACTTCTGTATAATTGATGTGACAACAAGATCATGTTAGTGACTAGATTTTGTATCTTGATCTTTGAACAGCTAGGAATGGCCAGTGCACTTGAAACTTTATGCGGGCAAGCATATGGAGCTGAGCAATATCAGAGAGTTGGACTTCAAACCTACACTGCCATATTTGCTCTCACCTTAGTTTGTCTTCCTTTATCTTTAATATGGTTCTATATGGGGGAGCTACTTATGTTGATGGGCCAAGACCCTGAAATCTCACGTGAAGCTGGCAAATTCACAATCTGGCTTCTTCCTGCTTTATTTTCATATGCAATTCTCCAACCGCTCAATAGATACTTTCAGACTCAAAGTCTAATAATTCCTATGCTCCTGAGTTCTTTGGCGACTATTTTGTTCCATATTCCTCTCTGTTGGGCTCTAGTATTCAAGTCTGGACTGGATAGCCTTGGAGGGGCATTGGCAATGAGCATATCGTACTGGTTCAATGCTATTGTACTTGGATTGTTCATGAAGTTTTCTCCTGCCTGTTCAAAATCTAGAGTCCCAATTTCTATGGAGCTATTCCATGGAATGAGAGAGTTTTTTCGCTATGCTATCCCTTCTGCTATAATGATATGGTACTTTTAATCTTCTATTCTATTTGCATTGTATAAGTATTTAATTGCAATGTCCTTGTTTTATTCTGTGttcttgatttgttttttttttcctcagcCTTGAGTGGTGGTCATTTGAGCTGCTTATCTTGCTGTCTGGGCTTTTACCAAACCCAGCCCTTGAAACTTCAGTTCTTTCTGTATGGTAAGCTTTCTCTATGTGACTTCAATTATCAAGTCTGTCAATTTTGATATCCATACTAAAAAGATGGATCAACATTAGGCAATGTGATATATATTAAGTTTTTGTTACAGTCTCCAGACCATTGCCACACTCTATTCAATACCATATGGGTTTGGTGCTGCAGCAAGGTAAGCCTTAAACACACATATGTCCCATCAGATTACATGTTCCTCTACTTTTACTTTAAGTAATAACTTATCGTCTTTTTCTTTGGACATGTACAGTACTAGAGTTTCAAATGAACTAGGTGCTGGCAACCCAAAAGGTGCTCGTATGGCTACTCGTGCTGCGATGTTTCTTGCACTTGCAGAGTCAACTGTAATAACCACAATTCTCTTTGCCTGCCGCAATGTATTTGGCTACACTTTTAGTAACGAGAGAGATGTTATTGATTACGTCACAACCATGGCTCCTCTAGTTTGTCTTTCTGTTTTACTAGACAGTTTTCAAGGGGTTCTTTCAGGTGAGTTGCTATCTTTTTCTAATGTAAGTTCTTTCTTGTACCAATCTAGTGTTAAAAGTTTCGTCAATGGTTTAATCTTCAGGTATTGCTAGAGGATGTGGGTGGCAGCATATAGGGGCATACGTAAACCTTGGAGCATTCTATTTATGTGGGATTCCAGTTGCTGCTACTTTAGCTTTCTGGGTGCAACTAAGAGGAAGGGGTCTTTGGATAGGAATACAAGTTGGAGCTTTGGTGCAAACCACTCTGCTTGCTATTGTAACAACTTGTACAAACTGGGAAAAACAGGTCTGCTCTCTACTCATTTATGACCTCCTGATAATCTTACTCCTGATGTTAATGACAGGAACTTTTAAACACCAAGGATCTTTATATTGGCTTATTGATGTTTCAGGCAAGTAAGGCAAGGGAGAGGATATTTGAGGCGAGCGACACAGAATCTAATTGACTGTTGCACTGATCGAGCAGAGATTAATAAGTTTTG
This is a stretch of genomic DNA from Argentina anserina chromosome 4, drPotAnse1.1, whole genome shotgun sequence. It encodes these proteins:
- the LOC126791721 gene encoding bZIP transcription factor 17; amino-acid sequence: MEDSVIGKPPIPPPDLTVKTNDSGEDFESLPIPPLDPQFFSSDAVMASDSFMSDLGFGFGSDDNCDYELTFDDLDNLYLPSDADGFLLLDGFDPTAQPSADSTVVLDSDSPEPDSDGVVSGFLNYPSEESGGHDQEFSENSGGLVSSQGSGIPEAVSSPTHSGSSERDVSSNVTTVDEKVKIEEETARNGFVAKRKESSGGGGGEEGNVESRSSKYRRAESGGGLNDEDEKRKARLMRNRESAQLSRQRKKHYVEELEDKVRAMHTTIADLNNKISYIMAENATLKQQLSSGSGICPPPGMYPMPPMGYPWMPYSPYVVKPQGSQVPLVPIPRLKPQQPAAAPKPKKKSESKTKKVASISLLGLLFFLLLVGGLVPMVNVGFGGSYVRDRFYDQQRAKVLTVEGSLNGSEGNVGLGISGGKFDVANTIHERAHNQKEQAVPGLGNASEPLVASLYVPRNDKLVKIDGNLIIHSVLASEKAKNHKKSREAKVEGAKDLVSALAIPEAGVNRGRRAPLYTTPAGQRKALAAGSADGKLQQWFQEGLAGPLLSSGMCTEVFQFESAASHSGGIIPASSVANVSEHSSNATRLNTGGNRRILGRAIPLAGSNHNVTGGERSIRNNQSSNNFQGSNSSMVVSVLVDPREAGDIDVDGIIKPNSVSRVFVVLLLDSVKYVTYSCVLPRSAPPHLVTT
- the LOC126791736 gene encoding protein DETOXIFICATION 12-like, with translation MEEGLLLPRGKDHVEERIESWGLFFEEVKRLGSLAGPMVAVLLSQYMVQVVSMMMVGHLGELALSSTALAISFSGVTGFSLLLGMASALETLCGQAYGAEQYQRVGLQTYTAIFALTLVCLPLSLIWFYMGELLMLMGQDPEISREAGKFTIWLLPALFSYAILQPLNRYFQTQSLIIPMLLSSLATILFHIPLCWALVFKSGLDSLGGALAMSISYWFNAIVLGLFMKFSPACSKSRVPISMELFHGMREFFRYAIPSAIMICLEWWSFELLILLSGLLPNPALETSVLSVCLQTIATLYSIPYGFGAAASTRVSNELGAGNPKGARMATRAAMFLALAESTVITTILFACRNVFGYTFSNERDVIDYVTTMAPLVCLSVLLDSFQGVLSGIARGCGWQHIGAYVNLGAFYLCGIPVAATLAFWVQLRGRGLWIGIQVGALVQTTLLAIVTTCTNWEKQASKARERIFEASDTESN
- the LOC126791731 gene encoding protein DETOXIFICATION 16-like, which codes for MAEVSSSTLGTPLVQNQEFDAETSRLGFGRVNDVIEEAKKQLWLAGPLIAVSLLQCSLQITSVMFVGHLGELALSGASLASSFASVTGFDILLGMASALETLCGQAYGAKQYHMLGVHMQRGMLTLLAMSIPLALIWFYTSTILIALGQDHEICKEAGNFNRWMIPGLFAYSLLQCLIRFLQTQNNVFPMMISSGITAFLHIIVCWALIFKLGLGSKGAALAISISNWVNLLLLASYVMISPDCKSTWTGFSKEALHDISSFIKLAIPSAIMICFEYWTFEMVVLLSGLLPNPKLETSVLSISLNTCWMVYMVSVGLGSAISTRVSNELGAGRPQSAQLALQVMITMALSEGAAIAVATVLIRSVWGKLYSNENEVIRYVAEMMPLLALSDFLDGFQCVLSGAARGCGWQNLCVYINLGAYYVVGIPSAVLFAFTLHIGGMGLWMGIICALLVQVIALVTVNACTDWSQEAMKAADRVQNTTLVIEKTIA